From Streptomyces asiaticus, one genomic window encodes:
- a CDS encoding NAD(P)/FAD-dependent oxidoreductase: protein MLKRAHRTDVVIVGAGLAGLAAAHRLTGAGVAVTVLEAAPHVGGRMTTETVDGFRLDRTGHLMNTSFPELRRTPGLGALALRPFAQGVLVHSEGRTHRVDTPRSMRGAFTTARALANAARAPLGSGLDQARLGAALGRLAALPADRLLARPDRPVSETLGGRGLPARTVEGVLRPLLVSLLSDPDLTTSSRCADLALRGYARGRLCLPAGGASTVPELLAAALPPGTVRTGVRAVSASTTAVATAEHGEFGCRAVLVATGAHDAAGLLPGLRVPAFHPITVVHHTADRPPLREPALILAASGGGPVAHTMVASEVDPSRTPPGRVLITSTVLGASAALPTAELDRAVRAQLAAVYGTSTAAWELLAAHHDPYAVPAMPAPHDPRRPVRLLSGLYVCGDHRDSSTVQGALASGRRAARAVLSDFGAPPDSGSDTDPGTLPAAAA, encoded by the coding sequence GTGCTCAAGCGCGCGCACCGCACGGACGTCGTCATCGTCGGCGCCGGGCTCGCGGGGCTGGCCGCGGCCCATCGGCTGACCGGCGCGGGAGTCGCCGTCACGGTGCTCGAGGCCGCGCCCCACGTGGGCGGACGGATGACCACCGAGACCGTGGACGGCTTCCGGCTGGACCGCACCGGCCATCTGATGAACACCTCGTTCCCGGAGTTGCGACGCACTCCGGGGCTCGGCGCCCTCGCCCTGCGCCCCTTCGCCCAGGGGGTGCTGGTCCACAGCGAGGGCCGTACGCACCGGGTGGACACCCCCCGGAGCATGAGGGGCGCATTCACTACGGCACGCGCCCTCGCGAACGCCGCCCGCGCGCCACTCGGCAGCGGGCTCGATCAGGCCCGACTCGGTGCCGCGCTCGGCAGGCTCGCCGCCCTGCCCGCGGACCGCCTGCTCGCCCGCCCCGACCGGCCGGTCTCCGAGACCCTGGGGGGGCGGGGCCTACCTGCTCGTACGGTCGAGGGGGTGCTGCGTCCGCTGCTCGTCTCACTGCTGAGCGACCCGGACCTCACCACTTCCAGCCGCTGCGCCGACCTGGCGCTGCGCGGCTACGCACGCGGCCGCCTCTGCCTCCCGGCGGGCGGCGCGTCCACCGTCCCCGAACTGCTCGCGGCCGCGCTGCCGCCGGGGACGGTCCGTACGGGCGTCCGGGCCGTATCGGCCTCCACCACCGCCGTGGCCACCGCCGAACACGGCGAGTTCGGCTGCCGTGCGGTGCTCGTGGCCACCGGGGCGCACGACGCGGCCGGGCTGCTGCCCGGGCTGCGGGTGCCGGCCTTCCACCCCATCACGGTGGTGCACCACACCGCCGACCGGCCGCCGCTGCGCGAGCCCGCGCTGATACTCGCCGCGAGTGGCGGGGGCCCGGTCGCCCACACCATGGTGGCCAGCGAGGTGGACCCCTCGCGCACCCCGCCCGGCCGGGTGCTGATCACCTCCACGGTGCTGGGCGCCTCCGCCGCGCTGCCGACCGCCGAGCTCGACCGGGCCGTCCGGGCCCAACTGGCGGCGGTGTACGGGACGTCGACGGCGGCCTGGGAGCTGCTGGCCGCCCACCACGACCCGTACGCCGTCCCGGCCATGCCCGCACCCCACGACCCACGCCGCCCGGTGCGGCTGCTGTCCGGGCTGTACGTCTGCGGCGACCACCGCGACTCCAGCACGGTCCAGGGCGCCCTGGCCTCCGGCCGCCGAGCCGCCCGAGCCGTCCTCAGCGACTTCGGCGCCCCACCGGACTCGGGCTCCGACACGGACCCGGGCACATTGCCCGCGGCGGCGGCCTGA
- a CDS encoding DUF4240 domain-containing protein: MMDETEFWGLVDSAREAADGDPEDQSDLLVEQLSRLDPDAVLDFARHFEARSDRAYRWDVWGAAWVLLGGVSDDAFEAFRYWLIGQGREIFEGALHDPDALAELLEDFDEQVDGDCEDLGYAADEAYERLTGAPLPELGLPPTPREPIGEPLDFESEAVLAERYPRLWERFRA, from the coding sequence ATGATGGACGAGACGGAGTTCTGGGGGCTGGTCGACAGCGCTCGGGAGGCCGCGGACGGCGACCCCGAGGACCAGTCCGACCTGCTCGTCGAGCAGCTGTCACGGCTCGACCCCGACGCGGTGCTGGACTTCGCCCGGCACTTCGAGGCCCGCTCCGACCGGGCGTACCGCTGGGATGTGTGGGGCGCCGCCTGGGTGCTGCTCGGCGGGGTCAGCGACGACGCCTTCGAGGCGTTCCGCTACTGGCTGATCGGCCAGGGCCGGGAGATCTTCGAGGGCGCGCTGCACGATCCGGACGCGCTCGCCGAGCTGCTCGAGGACTTCGACGAGCAGGTGGACGGCGACTGCGAGGACCTGGGGTACGCGGCGGACGAGGCGTACGAGCGGCTGACCGGCGCGCCCCTGCCGGAGCTGGGGCTCCCGCCCACGCCCCGGGAACCGATCGGGGAGCCCCTCGACTTCGAGAGCGAGGCGGTGCTGGCGGAGCGGTATCCACGGCTGTGGGAGCGCTTCAGGGCCTGA
- a CDS encoding TIGR01777 family oxidoreductase: protein MRIAVTGSSGLIGTALVRSLREDGHQVVRLVRRPSRAEDEVEWDPRRQWVDTSGLMGCAAVVHLAGAGVGDRRWTDAYKKEIRDSRVLGTAAIAEAIASLDTPPRVLVSGSAVGFYGDTGERAVDESAPPGHGFLPDLCQDWEEAATAAQEAGVRTVFARTGLVVSAEGGAWGKLFPLFKLGLGGRMGSGRQYWSFIALRDHVAALRHILDTPELTGPVNLTAPTPVTNREITAAMGRVLGRPTLFSVPAPALRIALGEMSGDVLGSVRAVPRRLLDSGFTFACPHVEDAIKAALR, encoded by the coding sequence ATGCGTATCGCGGTCACCGGTTCCTCCGGGCTCATCGGCACGGCACTCGTCCGCTCGCTGCGCGAGGACGGCCACCAGGTGGTGCGTCTGGTGCGGCGTCCGTCGCGTGCGGAGGACGAGGTGGAGTGGGACCCGCGGCGGCAGTGGGTGGACACCTCCGGGCTGATGGGCTGTGCGGCCGTGGTCCATCTCGCGGGCGCGGGCGTCGGCGACCGGCGCTGGACCGACGCGTACAAGAAGGAGATCCGGGACAGCCGGGTGCTGGGCACCGCCGCCATCGCCGAGGCGATCGCCTCGCTGGACACCCCGCCGCGGGTGCTGGTGAGCGGGAGCGCGGTGGGGTTCTACGGTGACACCGGGGAGCGCGCGGTCGATGAGAGTGCGCCCCCCGGCCACGGTTTCCTTCCGGATCTCTGCCAGGACTGGGAGGAGGCGGCGACCGCGGCGCAGGAGGCGGGCGTCCGTACGGTCTTCGCCCGGACCGGTCTGGTGGTCTCCGCCGAGGGCGGGGCGTGGGGGAAGCTCTTCCCCCTGTTCAAGCTGGGGCTCGGCGGGCGGATGGGCAGCGGCCGGCAGTACTGGAGCTTTATCGCGCTGCGGGACCATGTCGCCGCGCTGCGCCACATCCTCGACACGCCCGAGCTCACCGGGCCGGTCAACCTCACCGCGCCGACGCCGGTGACCAACCGCGAGATCACGGCCGCCATGGGCCGGGTGCTGGGCCGCCCCACACTCTTCTCGGTGCCCGCGCCCGCGCTGCGGATCGCCCTGGGCGAGATGTCCGGGGACGTCCTCGGCAGCGTCCGGGCCGTCCCCCGCCGCCTCCTGGACTCCGGCTTCACCTTCGCCTGCCCGCATGTGGAAGACGCGATCAAGGCGGCGCTCAGGTAA
- a CDS encoding GNAT family N-acetyltransferase: protein MPQPYDLPQPAQPAQPAQRSQPSQRSELIIRPAVLDDDTALAELDRRTWSPLHAVQPKPQPPYDPFFTLHNRVEQILVAELAGSPVGYIRLVPPTPLACNAHVRQIQGLAVDERVRGQGVARALLGAAYQEARRQGATRMTLRVLGHNTPARRLYASEGFAVEGVLPGEFLLEGEYVDDVMMGRPLDR from the coding sequence ATGCCCCAGCCCTACGACCTGCCCCAACCGGCCCAACCGGCCCAACCGGCCCAGCGGTCCCAACCGTCCCAGCGGTCCGAGCTGATCATCCGGCCCGCCGTGCTCGACGACGACACGGCGCTGGCCGAGCTCGACCGCCGTACCTGGTCGCCCCTGCATGCCGTACAGCCGAAGCCGCAGCCGCCGTACGACCCCTTCTTCACCCTCCACAACCGCGTCGAGCAGATCCTCGTGGCCGAGCTCGCCGGGTCTCCCGTCGGCTACATACGGCTCGTGCCGCCGACCCCGCTGGCCTGCAACGCCCATGTCCGCCAGATCCAGGGGCTCGCGGTGGACGAGCGGGTGCGGGGGCAGGGCGTGGCGCGGGCGCTGCTCGGCGCCGCGTACCAGGAGGCGCGGCGGCAGGGCGCGACCCGCATGACCCTGCGGGTACTGGGCCACAACACCCCCGCACGGCGGCTGTACGCGTCGGAGGGGTTCGCGGTGGAGGGCGTGCTGCCGGGGGAGTTCCTGCTGGAGGGGGAGTACGTGGACGACGTGATGATGGGGCGCCCGCTGGACCGCTGA